In one window of Methanobrevibacter millerae DNA:
- a CDS encoding DEAD/DEAH box helicase family protein: MKQNAFTGNNKDFYNNIKESIDNATSIDIIVSFLMESGVKLIINDLKNTDCKIRILTGNYLNITQPEALYLLKNELKGKLDLRFYNVSHKSFHPKAYIFHNNEDSEIYIGSSNLSKGALTDSIEWNYHFTKSEKENDFYHFYNNFQDLFYNQAVTVTDEVLRQYSKSWIRPKYAKMHEFKPQKDFEPRGPQIEALYALDNSREEGFDKALVVAATGVGKTYLAAFDSKNYKNILFVAHREEIIKQAAESFKNVNPDKSIGFFYGSHKETDKDITFALVQTLGKKQYLNENYFKKDYFDYIIIDEFHHAVANNYRNILYYFKPEFLLGLTATPERLDAKDVFALCDYNNVYEIRLKEAINKGFLAPFRYYGIFDDTIDYSTVTMRNGRYDEKDLEEKLMINHRAELVYNHYLKYKSSTTIGFCASRNHAEYMAKFFNENNIPSAAVYSGEQGEFTQERSEAIEKLKNNELKILFTVDMFNEGLDIPSVDMVLFLRPTQSPTIFLQQLGRGLRISENKKYLTVLDFIGNYKKANLVPFLLSDNTYDTKTLINESVLEFEYPQDCFIDFDFQLIDLFKYQARNELKVKDRIILEYNSIKEDINHRPTRLDLFLRMDDTVYTAMKQSAKINVFRDYIGFLNENNELTKEENSLVDSVAHDFLNTIETTNMTKSYKMPILKAFYNDGDIKMTITDDDVYKSMKEFYEYKSNGVDMIRHKTTKDYLSWDKKKYLSLAKRNPIRFLQKSAGEFFQEKDGYALSLNDDLKNYINLDSFKKHFEDIIEYKTLSYYKDRFEKKGSENELL; this comes from the coding sequence ATGAAACAAAATGCTTTTACAGGAAATAACAAAGATTTCTATAATAATATCAAAGAAAGTATTGATAATGCCACAAGCATAGACATTATTGTTTCATTTCTGATGGAATCTGGTGTTAAACTAATCATTAATGATTTAAAAAACACGGATTGTAAAATTCGTATTCTAACGGGAAATTACCTAAACATCACACAACCTGAGGCTCTTTATTTACTGAAAAATGAATTAAAAGGCAAACTGGATTTAAGATTTTATAATGTTTCACATAAAAGTTTTCACCCCAAAGCCTATATTTTCCACAATAATGAAGACAGTGAAATCTACATTGGATCTTCCAATCTTTCAAAAGGAGCCTTAACCGATTCTATAGAGTGGAATTACCATTTCACCAAATCTGAAAAAGAAAATGACTTTTATCACTTTTACAATAATTTTCAAGACCTTTTCTATAATCAGGCAGTAACAGTAACGGATGAAGTCTTAAGACAGTACTCAAAATCATGGATTAGGCCGAAATATGCAAAAATGCATGAATTCAAACCACAGAAAGATTTTGAACCTCGAGGCCCTCAAATTGAAGCGTTATACGCTTTGGACAATAGCCGTGAGGAAGGTTTTGACAAGGCTTTGGTTGTTGCGGCTACAGGTGTTGGGAAAACATATCTTGCAGCATTTGACTCAAAAAACTATAAAAATATTTTGTTCGTTGCCCACAGAGAGGAAATTATTAAACAGGCTGCTGAAAGCTTTAAAAATGTTAATCCAGATAAATCAATTGGATTTTTCTACGGTTCACATAAAGAAACCGATAAAGACATTACCTTTGCATTGGTTCAGACTCTCGGAAAAAAACAATACCTTAACGAGAATTACTTTAAAAAGGATTATTTTGACTATATCATTATTGACGAGTTTCACCATGCCGTTGCAAACAATTATAGAAATATTCTATATTATTTTAAGCCAGAATTCCTGCTGGGATTAACCGCAACACCTGAGAGACTAGATGCAAAAGACGTTTTTGCATTGTGTGATTACAATAATGTGTATGAAATAAGGCTTAAGGAAGCAATTAACAAAGGATTCCTGGCACCATTTAGATATTATGGAATTTTTGACGATACGATTGATTATTCAACCGTAACCATGCGTAACGGCAGGTATGATGAAAAGGATTTGGAAGAAAAGCTGATGATTAATCATAGGGCGGAATTAGTTTATAATCATTATTTGAAGTATAAATCAAGCACCACCATCGGATTTTGTGCATCCAGAAATCATGCCGAATATATGGCTAAATTCTTCAATGAAAACAATATCCCATCAGCTGCCGTTTACAGTGGAGAACAGGGTGAATTTACACAGGAAAGATCCGAAGCTATTGAAAAATTAAAAAATAACGAATTAAAAATATTATTCACAGTCGACATGTTCAATGAAGGGTTGGATATTCCTTCCGTCGATATGGTGCTCTTTTTAAGACCAACACAATCCCCAACGATATTTTTACAGCAATTGGGTAGAGGCCTGAGAATCAGTGAAAACAAGAAATATTTAACTGTTCTTGATTTTATTGGCAATTATAAAAAAGCCAATTTAGTTCCATTTTTATTGAGCGATAATACTTATGATACTAAAACGCTTATTAATGAGTCAGTTTTAGAGTTTGAATACCCTCAAGACTGTTTTATTGATTTTGATTTTCAGTTAATTGATTTGTTTAAATATCAGGCAAGAAATGAATTGAAAGTTAAAGATAGGATTATTTTGGAATATAATTCGATTAAGGAAGACATAAATCATCGCCCGACAAGACTGGATTTATTCCTGCGTATGGATGATACTGTTTATACTGCAATGAAACAATCTGCAAAAATTAACGTGTTCAGGGATTACATTGGATTTTTAAATGAAAATAATGAATTGACAAAAGAAGAAAACTCATTGGTTGATAGTGTAGCACATGACTTCTTAAATACCATAGAGACAACAAACATGACCAAATCATATAAGATGCCGATTTTGAAAGCATTCTATAATGATGGTGACATTAAGATGACCATTACCGATGATGACGTTTATAAATCCATGAAGGAATTTTATGAGTATAAATCCAATGGAGTGGACATGATTCGACATAAAACTACTAAAGATTATTTATCTTGGGATAAGAAGAAATACCTTTCACTGGCTAAAAGAAATCCAATACGTTTTCTTCAAAAATCGGCTGGCGAATTTTTCCAGGAAAAAGACGGTTATGCTTTATCACTGAATGATGATTTAAAAAATTATATTAATTTAGATAGTTTTAAAAAGCATTTTGAAGATATAATTGAATATAAAACCTTGTCTTATTACAAAGATAGATTTGAGAAAAAAGGTAGTGAAAATGAATTATTATGA
- a CDS encoding glutamate--cysteine ligase — MNLLNISKLSTEEILEGSFGIEWESLRAKGDGELSLTPHPEIFGDKFTNPLITTDFSESQIEIITPTFNTIDEAFDTFSILSDLVNSSLPDDEYLWFQSIPCILPYWDQIPIAQYPEEGKSSQKYREDLAKKYGVKKQMISGVHFNFSFSENFLKKLYELENSDKSFKEFKNDVYLKITRNYLRYCWLIIYLTGCSIGSHKTFSNDCIHLMDAKDDYGSYYSTRGPSFRNASCGYKNLKDLYPSYDSVEEFTRDVEKFIENGDLSEAKELYTQIRLKPKNPKDLLNSLKEDGIEYIEIRTLDINPFYQCGLVRHDMKFLHLFLIYLLIKDETDYADWQREAKINEENTAELAYTDSMRLLRDGEEVTLKSWAAEIINEIYGMSEVLRIDESQTLNLMLRRIANSEFTYGKRLLMLIKENGYINTHITLSKNNKNTSIEKIKNIDMKKCEKYKKYFSIALAGK, encoded by the coding sequence ATGAATTTATTAAATATATCCAAATTAAGTACAGAAGAAATCCTCGAAGGTTCATTTGGAATCGAATGGGAAAGCCTGAGAGCAAAAGGTGACGGAGAGCTCTCATTAACGCCCCATCCGGAAATCTTCGGAGACAAGTTTACAAACCCTCTGATTACAACGGACTTCTCGGAAAGCCAGATTGAAATAATAACTCCTACGTTCAACACAATTGACGAGGCATTCGATACATTTTCAATATTGTCCGACCTGGTCAATTCATCACTTCCCGATGACGAATATCTCTGGTTTCAGTCAATTCCATGTATCCTGCCGTACTGGGATCAGATTCCAATAGCCCAATACCCGGAAGAGGGCAAATCCTCCCAGAAATACCGTGAAGACCTGGCCAAAAAGTACGGGGTCAAAAAACAGATGATTTCAGGCGTGCATTTCAACTTTTCATTTTCCGAAAATTTCTTAAAAAAGCTTTACGAGCTCGAAAATAGTGATAAAAGCTTTAAGGAGTTTAAAAATGACGTTTATCTTAAAATCACCAGAAATTACCTGAGATACTGCTGGCTCATCATTTATCTGACGGGCTGTTCCATAGGCTCACACAAGACATTCTCGAACGACTGCATTCACCTCATGGATGCCAAGGACGATTACGGCAGCTATTATTCGACAAGAGGCCCTTCATTTAGAAACGCGTCCTGCGGATACAAGAACTTAAAGGATTTGTACCCGTCATACGATTCCGTTGAAGAGTTCACAAGAGACGTTGAGAAGTTCATTGAAAACGGGGACTTGTCAGAGGCCAAAGAGCTCTACACCCAAATCAGACTGAAGCCTAAAAACCCTAAGGATTTATTGAACTCCCTAAAAGAAGACGGAATCGAATATATTGAAATCAGAACCTTGGACATCAATCCATTCTATCAGTGCGGCCTTGTAAGGCATGACATGAAGTTCCTGCACCTGTTTTTGATTTATCTTTTAATCAAGGACGAAACGGATTACGCCGACTGGCAAAGGGAAGCTAAAATCAATGAGGAAAATACTGCAGAGCTTGCATATACAGACTCAATGAGACTTTTAAGGGATGGCGAGGAAGTTACGCTTAAAAGCTGGGCTGCAGAAATAATCAATGAAATTTATGGAATGAGTGAAGTTTTAAGGATAGATGAAAGCCAAACCTTGAATCTGATGCTTAGACGCATTGCAAATTCTGAATTTACTTACGGAAAAAGGCTTTTAATGTTAATTAAGGAAAACGGCTACATTAATACTCATATCACATTATCAAAAAACAATAAAAATACCAGCATTGAAAAGATAAAAAACATTGATATGAAGAAATGCGAGAAGTATAAGAAATACTTCAGCATTGCGCTTGCGGGGAAATAA
- a CDS encoding class II glutamine amidotransferase: MCEIFCFNSNQPKEVNECLECFYNHSEMHPDGWGLANMENNKFMIDKEPVKASCSPHLKDILSNPVIGKNVFAHIRLATVGEIISPNCHPFIEADDNNRSWMLIHNGTIFDYPELDEYKQKEHGDTDSERILFYIIDKVNEFEAKKGSVSTIKERFNLLNGIITDLAKNNKLNLMIYDGDLTYIHSNMKNSLYYLKNEEGFLVATTPLTDDENWKPVELNKLFGLIDGNIIFESEEHDNEFILTSEHERAIEEYQYSIKRDESDDKL, from the coding sequence ATGTGCGAAATATTTTGTTTTAACTCAAATCAACCAAAAGAAGTTAACGAATGTCTGGAATGTTTTTACAATCACTCCGAAATGCATCCTGATGGCTGGGGACTTGCAAATATGGAAAACAACAAATTTATGATAGATAAAGAACCTGTAAAAGCATCATGTAGCCCGCATTTAAAAGATATATTATCAAACCCAGTAATCGGAAAGAACGTTTTCGCCCATATCAGACTGGCTACCGTCGGCGAAATAATATCTCCGAATTGCCATCCATTCATTGAAGCGGATGACAATAACCGTTCCTGGATGCTGATTCACAACGGAACCATCTTTGATTATCCCGAACTCGATGAATACAAGCAAAAAGAGCATGGAGATACCGATTCAGAGCGAATACTATTTTACATTATAGACAAGGTCAATGAGTTTGAAGCTAAAAAGGGATCCGTTTCAACGATAAAAGAGCGATTTAACCTTTTAAATGGAATAATAACCGATTTAGCTAAAAACAACAAGCTTAATTTAATGATTTACGATGGAGATTTAACATACATCCACTCCAACATGAAAAACTCTTTGTATTATCTGAAAAACGAAGAGGGCTTTCTGGTTGCAACCACTCCATTAACCGATGACGAAAACTGGAAGCCGGTTGAGCTCAACAAGCTGTTCGGACTGATTGACGGAAATATCATTTTTGAAAGCGAAGAGCACGATAATGAATTTATTTTGACAAGCGAGCATGAAAGGGCAATTGAAGAATATCAATACTCAATTAAGAGGGATGAATCCGATGATAAGCTATGA
- a CDS encoding class I SAM-dependent methyltransferase yields the protein MNYYDKNAQEFFDGTVDADMSSHHEKFIKYIPENGHILDAGCGSGRDTLMFKSLGFEVTSIDGSVEMCRLASEYAKTEVLHMQFQEIEFESIFDGIWASASLLHVPSDEIEMVLTRLKDSMKDSGVLYASFKYGDFEGMRNGRFFNDLTEKTAIELFKKADFKVIDTWITSDSRKGRENEKWVNILVRK from the coding sequence ATGAATTATTATGATAAAAATGCTCAGGAATTCTTTGATGGAACAGTTGATGCAGATATGAGTTCACACCACGAAAAATTCATTAAATATATTCCTGAAAACGGCCATATCCTGGATGCGGGCTGCGGTTCCGGAAGAGACACGTTAATGTTTAAATCTCTCGGTTTTGAAGTGACTTCCATTGACGGGTCTGTCGAAATGTGCAGGCTGGCAAGTGAATATGCGAAAACTGAAGTTTTACACATGCAATTTCAGGAAATTGAATTCGAATCTATTTTTGATGGAATATGGGCATCAGCATCACTTCTTCATGTTCCAAGCGATGAAATTGAAATGGTATTGACCCGATTGAAAGATTCCATGAAAGACAGCGGCGTGCTTTATGCCTCATTCAAATACGGTGACTTTGAAGGAATGAGAAACGGCAGATTTTTCAATGACTTAACCGAAAAAACTGCAATAGAACTATTCAAAAAAGCTGATTTTAAGGTAATTGATACATGGATTACCAGCGATTCCAGAAAAGGCCGTGAAAATGAAAAATGGGTTAATATCCTTGTAAGAAAATAA
- the fdhD gene encoding formate dehydrogenase accessory sulfurtransferase FdhD has product MELLNEIEVIQWKDGESEKIKEHTVNDEYTYLFIDYLPARKFSTYPQDLEDFAIGYCLGEGLIKDYSDIEYIKTDGNQILVSTTLKHDPHEDLEQDGIVQERKGDCEHACVCRLLEYQGVNSDNAGGIRSELKTIEPNNSDLKINATQVIKDIRHLTDEAKIWQKTAGVHVAQLKYKDKIIIREDVSRHVAVDKVIGAASKEGYDFSQCYISYSGRMPADMLIKVIRVGIPIIISNAAPATSGIDVALAGNITMIGFVRDNRFTVYTAPERVDLEK; this is encoded by the coding sequence ATGGAACTTTTAAACGAAATTGAAGTAATACAATGGAAAGACGGCGAATCTGAAAAAATTAAAGAGCATACGGTAAACGATGAATACACTTATCTATTCATTGATTATCTGCCTGCGAGGAAGTTTTCAACCTATCCTCAGGATCTGGAGGATTTTGCAATAGGATACTGCCTCGGTGAAGGCCTGATAAAGGATTATTCAGATATTGAATATATTAAAACGGACGGAAACCAGATTTTAGTTTCCACTACCTTAAAACATGACCCTCATGAGGATCTGGAGCAGGATGGAATCGTTCAGGAGCGAAAAGGCGACTGTGAACATGCATGTGTGTGCAGGCTTCTTGAATATCAGGGCGTTAATTCAGATAATGCGGGCGGAATCAGATCCGAGCTTAAGACAATAGAGCCGAACAATTCCGATTTGAAAATCAATGCCACCCAAGTAATAAAAGACATCAGGCATTTAACCGATGAGGCTAAAATATGGCAGAAAACCGCAGGGGTTCATGTAGCACAATTAAAATACAAGGACAAAATTATCATCCGGGAAGACGTAAGCCGTCACGTTGCAGTTGATAAGGTGATTGGAGCTGCTTCAAAGGAAGGCTATGACTTCAGCCAGTGCTATATCTCATACAGTGGCAGAATGCCAGCAGACATGCTTATTAAAGTAATCAGGGTTGGAATTCCAATAATAATTTCAAACGCCGCTCCCGCCACTTCAGGAATTGACGTGGCTCTTGCAGGAAACATTACAATGATTGGTTTTGTAAGGGACAACAGATTTACTGTTTATACCGCACCGGAAAGGGTTGATTTGGAAAAATAA
- a CDS encoding glutamylcysteine synthetase yields MNPMISYEKIRNRLYEEFIKPTDKEKNFIGVEIEIPIINLEKEAVDFSVVHKVTDQFRKQFGDFKAEGIDYEGNVFSMENNKTEDIVCYDCSYNNIEFAMGREKDLFSINDRFTEYYKFTKECFEEYNHTLTGMGINPYRKYNKNVPIPSERYLMLYHHLKSTDDYENVPMRFHEYPEYGMFSSASQVQLDVAKEDLVKTINVFSKIEPIKALLFSNSVLIDENDNITCFRDILWEYSTHGVNPHNIGMYNVEFEDINDLQAYLESLNIYCVMRDGAYINFPSMNLFEYFGTDSVEGEVYCGGEYKKISVKPSIDDIDYLRPFKFINLTFRGTVEFRSVCTQPIKDSMSVAAFHLGLKNRLNELDELISNDDVIYHKGYTASELRKLLIKEEIPSFIDKNDICKLSKDIVDLASEGLKDRGIGEEIFLKPLYERIKNRTNPGKEIIKLTNNNISIEEIIEDYGNI; encoded by the coding sequence ATGAATCCGATGATAAGCTATGAAAAGATAAGAAACAGATTATATGAGGAATTTATTAAACCCACCGATAAGGAAAAGAACTTCATCGGCGTTGAAATCGAAATTCCAATCATTAACCTTGAAAAGGAAGCTGTGGATTTCAGCGTTGTCCATAAAGTCACGGACCAGTTCCGCAAGCAGTTCGGTGATTTCAAGGCGGAGGGAATAGACTATGAGGGCAACGTCTTTTCCATGGAAAATAATAAAACGGAAGATATCGTCTGCTATGACTGCTCCTACAACAACATCGAATTTGCAATGGGCCGTGAAAAGGATTTATTCTCAATAAACGACCGCTTTACAGAGTACTACAAATTCACAAAGGAATGCTTTGAAGAATATAACCATACATTAACGGGAATGGGAATCAATCCATACAGGAAATACAACAAAAACGTACCCATTCCGTCAGAGAGATATTTAATGCTTTATCATCATTTGAAATCAACTGACGATTACGAAAACGTTCCGATGCGCTTTCACGAATATCCCGAATACGGAATGTTTTCATCAGCCTCACAGGTTCAGCTGGACGTTGCAAAGGAGGATCTTGTAAAAACGATTAACGTTTTCTCAAAAATAGAGCCTATCAAAGCTTTACTCTTCTCCAATTCAGTCCTGATTGATGAAAACGACAACATTACATGCTTCAGAGACATTTTGTGGGAATACTCAACCCACGGAGTCAATCCGCACAACATCGGAATGTATAATGTGGAATTTGAAGACATCAATGACCTGCAGGCATATCTGGAATCATTGAACATCTACTGCGTAATGCGTGACGGAGCCTATATCAACTTCCCGTCCATGAACCTGTTTGAATACTTCGGCACGGACTCAGTTGAAGGCGAGGTCTACTGCGGAGGGGAATACAAGAAAATCAGCGTCAAGCCATCAATCGACGATATTGACTATTTAAGACCCTTCAAATTCATTAACCTGACATTCAGGGGAACGGTTGAGTTTAGAAGCGTTTGCACCCAGCCGATTAAGGATTCAATGTCTGTTGCGGCATTCCATCTGGGCCTTAAAAACAGACTGAACGAACTGGATGAACTGATTAGCAATGATGATGTAATATATCATAAGGGATACACTGCAAGCGAACTTAGAAAACTCCTGATAAAAGAGGAAATACCTTCATTCATTGACAAAAACGACATATGTAAACTATCAAAAGACATTGTTGATTTGGCCAGTGAAGGCCTTAAAGACAGAGGAATCGGAGAGGAAATTTTCCTAAAGCCATTATATGAACGCATTAAAAACAGGACCAATCCCGGAAAGGAAATAATAAAACTGACAAACAACAATATAAGCATAGAAGAGATAATTGAAGATTATGGAAATATTTAA
- a CDS encoding class I SAM-dependent methyltransferase, translated as MESYEPDQYMKPHGDEGILVIEEMNDEHRYIGDFALECVDVDEKAKVIDLGCGGGVNIERFLELTKNNVDGLDYSDVAVAQSIKRNQNAVDNNKCNVICADVTDMPIEDDSYDLATAFSTIFFWPNLTETFKEVLRIVKPGGEFMIAQGTDGTNPLDEEWIDTIKGINVYTADELESYLLEAGFKSVEIFKKEGTYLLVVIGKK; from the coding sequence ATGGAATCATATGAACCAGACCAGTACATGAAGCCTCACGGCGATGAAGGAATTCTAGTAATCGAGGAAATGAATGACGAACACAGGTACATCGGGGACTTTGCGCTTGAATGCGTTGACGTTGATGAAAAAGCGAAAGTGATTGACCTTGGATGCGGCGGAGGAGTTAACATCGAAAGGTTTCTTGAACTGACAAAAAACAATGTGGACGGCCTTGATTACTCCGACGTTGCGGTGGCGCAATCAATTAAAAGGAATCAGAATGCCGTAGATAACAATAAATGTAATGTTATCTGTGCAGACGTTACAGATATGCCCATTGAAGACGATTCATATGATTTGGCAACGGCATTTTCAACCATATTCTTCTGGCCAAATCTGACTGAAACCTTTAAGGAAGTATTAAGGATTGTCAAACCCGGAGGCGAGTTCATGATTGCCCAGGGAACCGACGGAACCAATCCTTTGGATGAGGAATGGATTGACACCATAAAAGGAATTAATGTCTACACGGCCGATGAACTGGAAAGTTACTTACTTGAAGCCGGATTTAAAAGCGTTGAAATATTTAAAAAAGAAGGCACCTATCTTTTGGTGGTAATAGGGAAAAAATAG